One window of the Pelmatolapia mariae isolate MD_Pm_ZW linkage group LG15, Pm_UMD_F_2, whole genome shotgun sequence genome contains the following:
- the LOC134643082 gene encoding profilin-2-like isoform X2, with protein sequence MSWQSYVDNLMADGSCQDAAIVGYADAKYVWASFVGGTFANITPEEIDVLVGKDREGFFTSGLTLGNKKCSVIRDSLQIDNDWTMDIRTKSQGGEPTYNVSVGRAAKVLVLVMGKEGVHGGGLNKKAYSMAKYLRDSGF encoded by the exons ATGTCCTGGCAAAGCTACGTGGACAACCTGATGGCCGATGGCAGCTGCCAGGACGCGGCCATTGTTGGATATGCGGACGCCAAATATGTCTGGGCATCTTTTGTCGGCGGTACCTTTGCCAACATAACG CCTGAAGAAATCGACGTGTTAGTAGGAAAGGACCGAGAGGGATTCTTCACCAGTGGGCTGACCCTGGGCAATAAAAAGTGCTCCGTAATCAGAGACAGCCTCCAAATTGACAACGACTGGACAATGGACATCCGAACAAAGAGTCAAGGAGGAGAGCCCACATACAATGTTTCTGTAGGCAGAGCAGCCAAAG TCTTGGTCTTGGTAATGGGCAAAGAAGGGGTCCATGGAGGCGGATTGAATAAGAAGGCATACTCGATGGCAAAATACTTGAGGGATTCAgggttttag
- the LOC134643082 gene encoding profilin-2-like isoform X1 — protein MSWQSYVDNLMADGSCQDAAIVGYADAKYVWASFVGGTFANITPEEIDVLVGKDREGFFTSGLTLGNKKCSVIRDSLQIDNDWTMDIRTKSQGGEPTYNVSVGRAAKALVIVMGKEGVHGGQLNKKAFQMSEYLRKSGY, from the exons ATGTCCTGGCAAAGCTACGTGGACAACCTGATGGCCGATGGCAGCTGCCAGGACGCGGCCATTGTTGGATATGCGGACGCCAAATATGTCTGGGCATCTTTTGTCGGCGGTACCTTTGCCAACATAACG CCTGAAGAAATCGACGTGTTAGTAGGAAAGGACCGAGAGGGATTCTTCACCAGTGGGCTGACCCTGGGCAATAAAAAGTGCTCCGTAATCAGAGACAGCCTCCAAATTGACAACGACTGGACAATGGACATCCGAACAAAGAGTCAAGGAGGAGAGCCCACATACAATGTTTCTGTAGGCAGAGCAGCCAAAG CATTGGTTATTGTCATGGGGAAGGAAGGTGTCCATGGAGGGCAGCTCAACAAGAAAGCATTTCAGATGTCTGAGTACCTGAGGAAGTCCGGATACTAA